In Salinisphaera sp. LB1, one genomic interval encodes:
- a CDS encoding adenylosuccinate lyase family protein: MYDLFLRHPFMSPAGIAACDAQAFIEAMCRFEIALARVEEAAGHLPAGTAEAIAGTIRAEAFDAEMLAREAADGGNVAIPFVKQAKALLPGELKPYFHKGATSQDVIDSALMLMIKPRLECCLGYIEATIDGGSALMRHHRDTPMIGRTLTQQALPITFGAKVGQWLTGLAAAEKRLKQVAAEGLFVQFGGPVAAHHGLDDGLELMTALAAALGLNCPLLPWHTDRQPMLSIVDAVGAVAVAAEKMATDIAWMAQTEVGEAREPAATGAGGSSSMPHKANPVGSARIRAAARQIHAAVGTMHSAGAQAHERAFGEWHAEWAPMVDAVLLLEGALETLVPLVGELQVDTEAMRTNLALSGGANLSAPTVALLRKAMPLDRARTLAAQAAETALRERCDYADALLAIPEIAAAFEAERVRAAVDPAAYVGTSAAQVSRVEAALRNR, translated from the coding sequence ATGTACGACCTGTTCCTCCGTCATCCGTTCATGAGCCCGGCCGGCATCGCCGCCTGCGACGCGCAGGCGTTCATCGAAGCCATGTGTCGGTTCGAGATCGCGTTGGCCCGGGTCGAGGAAGCGGCCGGTCATCTGCCCGCGGGCACCGCAGAGGCCATCGCCGGCACGATTCGCGCCGAGGCATTCGATGCCGAAATGCTGGCCCGCGAGGCCGCCGATGGCGGCAATGTCGCCATTCCGTTCGTCAAGCAGGCCAAGGCCCTGCTGCCCGGCGAACTCAAACCCTATTTCCACAAGGGCGCGACCAGCCAGGACGTGATCGACTCGGCGCTCATGCTGATGATCAAGCCGCGCCTGGAATGCTGTCTGGGCTATATCGAGGCGACCATCGATGGCGGCAGCGCGCTCATGCGGCATCACCGCGACACCCCGATGATCGGACGAACGCTGACCCAGCAGGCCCTGCCGATCACCTTCGGCGCCAAGGTCGGGCAATGGCTGACGGGTCTGGCCGCCGCCGAAAAACGCCTGAAGCAGGTGGCGGCCGAAGGCCTGTTCGTGCAGTTCGGCGGCCCGGTGGCGGCGCATCACGGCCTGGACGATGGGCTCGAGCTGATGACGGCGCTGGCCGCGGCACTGGGGCTGAACTGCCCGCTACTGCCCTGGCATACCGATCGCCAACCGATGCTTTCGATCGTGGATGCGGTGGGCGCGGTCGCCGTGGCGGCCGAAAAGATGGCGACCGACATCGCCTGGATGGCCCAGACCGAGGTCGGCGAAGCGCGCGAACCGGCCGCGACCGGCGCCGGCGGCTCGTCGTCCATGCCACACAAGGCCAACCCGGTGGGCAGCGCGCGAATCCGGGCCGCGGCACGCCAGATCCATGCCGCCGTGGGCACGATGCACAGCGCGGGCGCCCAGGCCCATGAACGCGCCTTCGGCGAATGGCATGCCGAATGGGCGCCGATGGTCGATGCCGTGCTGCTACTCGAAGGCGCGCTCGAAACACTCGTGCCGCTGGTCGGCGAGTTGCAAGTCGATACCGAAGCCATGCGTACCAATCTGGCGCTGTCCGGCGGCGCCAATCTCTCGGCACCGACGGTTGCGCTGTTACGAAAGGCGATGCCGCTCGATCGCGCCCGAACACTGGCGGCACAGGCCGCGGAAACCGCGCTGCGGGAGCGCTGCGACTACGCCGATGCGCTGCTGGCCATTCCCGAGATCGCCGCGGCGTTCGAGGCCGAGCGCGTTCGCGCGGCGGTCGATCCCGCCGCCTACGTCGGCACCAGTGCGGCCCAGGTATCACGTGTCGAGGCTGCGCTGCGCAATCGCTGA
- a CDS encoding alpha/beta fold hydrolase: MPIAPVNGQHLFYRDTGGDGPVLVFSHGLLMDHEMFEPQLAAFGSTCRCIAWDERAHGQTADDDVAPFSYYDSADDLVALLDYLGIERAVLVGMSQGGYLSLRCALTHPQRVEALVLIDTQARVEEPAKLAGYEQMLDVWTNQGLPESIADDIAEIILGPAWHGAEQWKAKWRGWQAHNLNQAFRTLIDRDDISHDIARIEVPALVIHGEADQAITLDRAEEMAGHLRHAEMVTVPEAGHASNLTHPEPVNAAISRFLKQLGYI; the protein is encoded by the coding sequence ATGCCGATAGCGCCCGTCAACGGTCAGCATTTGTTCTATCGCGATACCGGAGGCGATGGTCCGGTCCTTGTGTTTTCGCACGGGCTGCTGATGGATCACGAGATGTTCGAGCCGCAATTAGCGGCGTTCGGCTCGACCTGCCGCTGCATCGCCTGGGACGAACGTGCCCACGGCCAGACCGCCGACGACGATGTCGCGCCATTCAGCTACTACGACTCGGCCGACGACCTGGTGGCGTTGCTCGATTATCTGGGCATCGAGCGGGCTGTGCTGGTCGGCATGAGCCAGGGCGGCTATCTGTCGCTGCGCTGTGCGCTCACCCATCCGCAGCGTGTGGAGGCACTGGTATTGATCGATACCCAGGCCCGTGTCGAGGAGCCGGCCAAGCTAGCCGGCTATGAGCAGATGCTCGATGTCTGGACCAACCAGGGCCTGCCGGAGTCCATCGCCGACGATATTGCTGAAATCATTCTCGGACCAGCCTGGCACGGCGCCGAACAATGGAAGGCCAAGTGGCGTGGCTGGCAAGCGCATAATCTGAACCAGGCCTTCCGCACCCTGATTGACCGCGACGACATCAGCCACGATATCGCCCGTATCGAGGTTCCGGCGTTGGTCATCCACGGCGAGGCGGATCAGGCGATCACGCTGGATCGGGCCGAGGAAATGGCCGGGCACCTGCGGCATGCCGAGATGGTCACCGTGCCCGAAGCCGGCCATGCGTCGAATCTGACCCATCCGGAGCCCGTCAATGCGGCCATAAGCCGGTTTCTGAAACAGCTGGGATACATCTGA
- a CDS encoding NAD(P)-dependent alcohol dehydrogenase: protein MTDSNQPRTVRAAVTPSRGAPFDIRTLHLRAPVGDEVRVRIVATGLCHTDLIVRDQLYPVPLPAVLGHEGAGVVEAIGPDVGHLKPGDHVVLSYGHCGDCANCDDGAPSYCKDFFARNFGGAGPDGGHALTDDHGAPVNDHFFSQSSFATYALCRENNAVRVPDEAPLALLGPLGCGIQTGAGAVMNSLAVAPGSRIAVFGAGAVGQSAIMAARVAGAAEIIAVDIIESRLALARELGATHVINARNEDPVATIRKVSGGGVDYAVESTGNTSVFRQGIDSLGKRGVIGAVGAPPLGEETHFDVNDLLIGGKQIRGIVEGDSVARTFIPKLVDLYLEGRFPFDKLVRYYDFEEINQAAADSEKGETLKPILMLGSP from the coding sequence ATGACCGACAGCAACCAACCCCGGACAGTGCGGGCCGCCGTGACCCCCAGCCGCGGGGCGCCTTTCGATATCCGGACCCTGCATCTGCGCGCCCCGGTCGGCGATGAGGTGCGTGTGCGCATCGTCGCCACCGGCCTGTGTCATACCGACCTGATTGTGCGCGACCAGCTCTATCCCGTCCCGTTACCGGCGGTACTGGGCCATGAGGGCGCCGGTGTGGTCGAGGCCATCGGCCCGGATGTGGGCCACCTGAAACCCGGCGACCATGTCGTGCTCTCCTATGGCCACTGTGGCGACTGCGCCAATTGCGACGACGGTGCGCCGAGCTACTGCAAGGACTTCTTTGCCCGCAACTTCGGCGGCGCCGGCCCGGACGGCGGACACGCGCTGACCGACGATCATGGCGCGCCGGTCAACGATCATTTCTTCAGCCAGTCGTCGTTCGCGACCTATGCCCTGTGTCGGGAAAACAATGCGGTCCGCGTGCCCGATGAGGCCCCGCTGGCCCTGCTCGGCCCCCTGGGCTGCGGCATCCAGACCGGAGCCGGCGCGGTGATGAATTCCCTGGCAGTGGCGCCGGGCAGCCGGATCGCCGTATTCGGCGCGGGCGCTGTCGGTCAGTCCGCGATCATGGCCGCCCGGGTCGCCGGGGCCGCCGAAATCATTGCCGTGGATATCATCGAATCCCGGCTGGCTCTGGCTCGCGAACTCGGGGCCACCCACGTCATCAACGCCCGCAACGAGGACCCCGTGGCGACCATCCGCAAAGTCAGCGGCGGTGGTGTCGACTACGCGGTTGAATCCACCGGCAACACGAGCGTGTTTCGCCAGGGCATCGACAGTCTGGGCAAACGCGGCGTCATCGGCGCGGTCGGCGCCCCGCCGCTCGGCGAGGAGACCCATTTCGACGTCAACGACCTGCTGATCGGCGGCAAACAGATTCGCGGCATCGTCGAAGGCGACAGCGTGGCCCGGACTTTCATTCCCAAGCTGGTCGATCTCTATCTCGAAGGGCGGTTCCCGTTCGACAAACTCGTACGCTACTACGATTTCGAGGAAATCAATCAGGCCGCCGCGGATAGCGAGAAGGGCGAAACCCTCAAGCCCATCCTGATGCTCGGTTCGCCCTGA
- a CDS encoding IclR family transcriptional regulator C-terminal domain-containing protein, giving the protein MKQDLPETETAALAPDHRDFVSALATGLEIIRTFDREHPRMTLSEVAARNGINRAKARRFLLTLHGLGYVRKQDRYFELAPRTLDLGYAFLSANGYQSIVRQHLEHITEVTGESSSMGVLDGADVIYVARSAAPHRLMTVALNIGSRLPAVATSMGRVLLAFTPDRLDQILARDALVAHTPNTITDAKALRACIAEVRSNGYCIVDQELESGLRSLAVPVHNQHGKLLGALNVSTNAARVARDTLEQDFLPLLLETAREIERTVE; this is encoded by the coding sequence TTGAAACAGGATCTCCCGGAGACCGAAACCGCCGCCCTGGCGCCCGATCATCGCGATTTCGTCAGCGCCCTGGCCACGGGGCTGGAAATCATCCGTACCTTCGATCGCGAGCATCCCCGGATGACGCTCAGCGAAGTCGCGGCCCGCAACGGCATCAACCGGGCCAAGGCGCGGCGCTTTCTGCTCACTCTCCACGGGCTGGGCTATGTCCGCAAACAGGACCGCTATTTCGAGCTGGCGCCGCGAACGCTCGATCTCGGCTATGCCTTCCTGTCGGCCAATGGTTATCAATCCATCGTGCGCCAGCATCTCGAACACATCACGGAAGTGACCGGCGAATCCTCCTCGATGGGCGTACTGGACGGCGCCGACGTGATCTATGTCGCGCGTTCCGCCGCTCCGCACCGATTGATGACCGTCGCACTCAACATCGGCTCGCGCCTGCCCGCGGTCGCGACCTCGATGGGGCGCGTGTTGTTGGCGTTCACGCCCGATCGGCTCGACCAGATTCTGGCCCGGGACGCCCTGGTGGCCCATACCCCGAACACAATCACCGATGCGAAGGCGCTGCGCGCCTGCATCGCTGAGGTACGCAGCAATGGGTATTGTATTGTCGATCAGGAACTGGAGTCCGGCCTACGGTCTCTGGCGGTGCCGGTGCACAATCAGCACGGCAAACTGCTGGGCGCGTTGAACGTCAGCACCAATGCGGCACGCGTTGCCCGCGACACGCTGGAACAGGACTTCCTGCCGCTGCTGCTGGAGACGGCCCGCGAAATCGAACGCACGGTCGAGTGA
- the aroQ gene encoding type II 3-dehydroquinate dehydratase: MKILLLNGPNLNLLGEREPEIYGATTLADIEAALARRAEAGGASLETFQTNHEGEAIERIHAARRAADAIIINPAAWTHTSVALLDALNAFDGPVVEVHLSNVHKRESFRHHSYVSMRADGVIAGLGAFGYAAALDFVLRQREGAAFP; this comes from the coding sequence GTGAAGATTCTGTTGCTCAATGGGCCCAACCTCAATCTGCTCGGCGAGCGCGAACCCGAGATCTACGGCGCGACCACGCTGGCCGATATCGAAGCCGCGCTGGCGCGCCGTGCCGAGGCCGGCGGGGCGTCGCTCGAGACCTTTCAGACCAACCATGAGGGCGAGGCGATCGAGCGCATTCACGCCGCCCGTAGGGCCGCCGATGCCATCATCATTAATCCGGCGGCCTGGACGCATACGTCCGTGGCTTTGCTGGATGCGCTGAACGCGTTCGATGGGCCGGTGGTGGAGGTGCATTTGTCGAACGTGCACAAGCGGGAATCGTTTCGCCACCATTCCTATGTCTCGATGCGGGCCGATGGCGTCATCGCCGGTTTGGGCGCCTTCGGCTATGCCGCCGCGCTGGATTTCGTGCTTCGGCAGCGCGAAGGGGCCGCCTTCCCCTGA
- a CDS encoding CoA-transferase subunit beta: MSEHYSAAEMMTVTASRALRNGQSCFVGIGLPSEAANLARLTHAPDVVLIYESGTLETKPEVLPLSIGDGELCETALTTVSVPEMFRYWVQGGKIDVGFLGAAQVDKYANLNTTLIGDYREPKVRLPGGGGAPEMATCTGEIFITLKHSRRTFVEAVDFVTTVGFGRDGTARDGVPNIGAGPTRVITDLCVMQPDPATKELTVTSLHPGISREDVTGATGWDIAFADDLTTTAEPDDNELTVLRELKARTERHHSEA; encoded by the coding sequence ATGAGCGAACACTATAGTGCCGCCGAAATGATGACGGTCACCGCCTCGCGCGCCCTGCGCAACGGCCAGAGTTGCTTTGTCGGCATCGGCCTGCCGAGCGAAGCCGCCAACCTGGCCCGCCTGACCCACGCGCCCGATGTGGTGCTGATCTATGAGTCCGGCACGCTCGAAACCAAACCCGAGGTACTGCCGCTGTCGATCGGCGACGGCGAGCTGTGCGAAACCGCGCTGACCACTGTCTCCGTGCCGGAGATGTTTCGTTACTGGGTCCAGGGCGGCAAGATCGATGTCGGCTTTCTGGGCGCGGCCCAGGTCGACAAATACGCCAACCTCAACACCACGCTGATCGGCGACTATCGCGAACCCAAGGTGCGCCTGCCGGGCGGCGGCGGGGCGCCGGAAATGGCCACCTGCACCGGCGAGATCTTCATCACCCTCAAGCATTCCAGGCGGACGTTTGTGGAAGCGGTCGATTTCGTGACCACCGTCGGCTTCGGCCGTGACGGCACCGCCCGCGACGGCGTGCCCAACATCGGCGCAGGCCCCACCCGCGTGATCACCGATTTGTGCGTCATGCAGCCCGACCCGGCGACGAAGGAACTGACAGTGACCTCGCTGCATCCCGGCATCTCGCGCGAGGATGTGACCGGCGCCACCGGCTGGGACATCGCTTTCGCCGACGACCTGACCACCACCGCCGAGCCGGACGACAACGAATTGACCGTGCTGCGCGAGTTGAAGGCACGCACGGAGCGCCATCACAGCGAGGCGTGA
- the pcaF gene encoding 3-oxoadipyl-CoA thiolase has product MANEVFLCQPRRTAVGRFGGTLAAVRPDDMLAHVFKAVLAEAPNLDPAAIDDVIAGCANQAGEDNRNVARMSLLLAGLPHTVPGATINRLCGSSMDAVGTAARAIKAGETGLMLAGGVESMSRAPYVVSKAPSAFARSQTMEDTTIGWRFINPLLKKQYGVDSMPVTGENVAEQFEVSREDQDAFAYRSQQTAWAAREAGRLAEQITPIEIPRRKQEPLVFDSDEHPRPESTLDKLAKLPTPFRDNGTVTAGNASGVNDGAGALLVAGEQAVKDFGLKPMARIRGMATAGVEPRIMGMGPLHASNKLLARLGLSIDDMDVIELNEAFASQTLAVMRGWGLADDDERVNPNGGAIALGHPLGMSGVRIIQFALHEMVRRNAGYGLATMCIGVGQGIATVLERV; this is encoded by the coding sequence ATGGCCAACGAAGTCTTTCTCTGCCAACCCCGCCGCACCGCGGTCGGCCGCTTCGGCGGCACGCTGGCCGCGGTCCGGCCCGACGACATGCTCGCGCATGTCTTCAAGGCGGTGCTGGCCGAAGCGCCGAACCTGGACCCGGCCGCGATCGACGACGTGATCGCCGGCTGCGCCAATCAGGCCGGCGAGGACAACCGCAACGTCGCCCGCATGTCGCTGCTGCTGGCCGGCCTGCCGCACACCGTGCCCGGGGCCACCATCAACCGCCTGTGCGGCTCGAGCATGGACGCGGTCGGCACCGCCGCGCGGGCGATCAAGGCCGGCGAGACGGGACTGATGCTGGCCGGTGGCGTGGAATCGATGTCGCGGGCGCCGTATGTGGTTTCCAAGGCGCCGAGCGCGTTCGCCCGCAGCCAGACCATGGAAGATACGACCATCGGCTGGCGCTTCATCAATCCCCTGCTCAAGAAGCAGTACGGCGTCGACTCCATGCCCGTGACCGGCGAGAACGTCGCCGAGCAGTTCGAGGTATCCCGCGAGGATCAGGACGCCTTCGCTTACCGCTCGCAGCAGACAGCCTGGGCGGCGCGCGAGGCCGGGCGGCTGGCCGAACAGATCACGCCCATCGAGATCCCGCGCCGCAAGCAAGAGCCGCTGGTCTTCGATAGCGACGAGCACCCGCGCCCCGAATCCACCCTCGACAAGCTGGCCAAGCTGCCCACGCCCTTTCGTGACAACGGCACGGTCACCGCCGGCAACGCCTCGGGCGTCAACGACGGCGCCGGCGCGCTGCTGGTGGCCGGCGAACAGGCGGTCAAGGATTTCGGCCTGAAACCCATGGCCCGCATCCGCGGCATGGCCACCGCCGGGGTCGAGCCGCGGATCATGGGCATGGGCCCGCTGCACGCCTCCAACAAACTGCTTGCCCGCCTCGGGCTGTCGATCGACGACATGGATGTCATCGAGCTCAACGAGGCGTTTGCCAGCCAGACGCTGGCGGTCATGCGCGGCTGGGGCCTCGCCGACGACGACGAGCGCGTCAACCCCAACGGGGGCGCTATCGCGCTCGGCCACCCGCTCGGCATGTCCGGCGTGCGCATCATCCAGTTCGCGCTGCACGAAATGGTACGCCGCAACGCCGGCTACGGGCTGGCGACCATGTGCATCGGCGTCGGCCAGGGGATTGCCACCGTGCTGGAGCGGGTCTGA
- a CDS encoding alpha/beta fold hydrolase: MPFVDIQGRAVAYRDTGPKSAPAVLLAHPLGMTQAVWDEVISALAGRFRLITWDLPGHGASAAAAGALSADDLAGEAVALLDALNIERAHFVGTSIGGVVGQALLRRAPQRLGRIALTNTGAVIGQPDLWHQRAARVRDEGLAAMAPELVDRWFGPIFKTAHPASVSGWQTQLTRGDDESYARLCELLAEADFRGNLNGVDRCVHLLTGADDGATPPDTLSALAHELPDSRQTVLDGVGHVPAVEAPERFVAWLGDALSAGSTRAPASYDDGLAIRKSVLGAEHVERASNNATTLDAPFQDMITRLAWGELWGNTDLTRPERSMITLAVLAALGRDGELELHLETAKRIGLSEAQLRQTLMHVAIYAGVPAANHAFKLAKQHAWGQAIGESDTTA, from the coding sequence ATGCCATTCGTCGACATCCAAGGCCGCGCCGTCGCCTATCGCGACACCGGCCCGAAATCCGCGCCGGCGGTGCTCCTGGCCCATCCGCTGGGTATGACCCAGGCCGTCTGGGACGAGGTGATCTCCGCCCTGGCCGGCCGTTTCCGGCTAATCACCTGGGATCTGCCGGGTCATGGCGCGAGTGCGGCCGCGGCCGGCGCGCTATCCGCCGACGATCTGGCGGGCGAGGCCGTGGCCTTGCTTGATGCGCTGAATATCGAACGCGCGCATTTCGTGGGCACCTCGATCGGGGGCGTCGTCGGCCAGGCCCTCCTGCGCCGGGCGCCCCAGCGTCTCGGGCGGATTGCCTTGACCAATACGGGCGCGGTCATCGGCCAGCCGGACCTCTGGCATCAGCGCGCCGCCCGGGTACGCGACGAAGGACTGGCCGCCATGGCGCCGGAACTGGTCGATCGCTGGTTCGGCCCGATCTTCAAGACAGCCCATCCGGCATCAGTTTCCGGCTGGCAGACCCAGCTTACCCGCGGCGACGACGAATCCTATGCCCGGCTGTGCGAACTGCTCGCCGAGGCCGATTTCCGCGGCAACCTAAACGGCGTCGACCGTTGTGTGCATCTGCTGACCGGCGCCGATGACGGCGCAACCCCGCCAGACACACTATCGGCCCTTGCCCATGAGCTGCCGGACAGCCGACAGACCGTGCTCGACGGTGTGGGCCATGTGCCGGCCGTCGAAGCGCCGGAACGCTTCGTCGCGTGGCTGGGCGACGCGCTCTCGGCCGGTAGCACGCGAGCGCCGGCCAGCTACGACGACGGTCTGGCGATCCGCAAGTCGGTACTGGGCGCCGAGCACGTCGAGCGCGCCTCGAACAATGCGACCACCCTGGACGCCCCCTTTCAGGACATGATCACGCGTCTGGCCTGGGGCGAGCTCTGGGGCAATACCGATCTGACCCGGCCCGAGCGCAGCATGATCACCCTGGCGGTGCTCGCCGCGCTCGGCCGCGACGGCGAACTGGAACTGCATCTGGAGACCGCCAAGCGTATCGGTTTGTCCGAGGCCCAGCTGCGCCAGACATTGATGCATGTGGCCATCTATGCGGGCGTGCCAGCCGCCAACCATGCGTTCAAACTGGCCAAGCAACACGCTTGGGGGCAAGCGATCGGCGAATCCGACACAACCGCCTGA
- a CDS encoding CoA transferase subunit A, producing the protein MSEFLPLAEAVDRYVADGATVALEGFTHLIPFAAGHEIIRQKKRELTLIRMTPDLIYDQMIGAGCAKKLIFSWGGNPGVGSLHRLRDAVEHGWPHPIEILEHSHAAMANAFEAGAAGLPLAILRGYIGSDLPKVNDQIKFIECPFTGERLAAVPSIRPDVSIVHAQKADRHGNVLVEGIVGVQKEAVMAAKHSIVTVEEIVDELDCGPNACVIPAWVIGAVCAAPGGARPSYTHGYYPRSNKFYKDWDPISRDREAFSAWLDEHVFHTHGASA; encoded by the coding sequence ATGTCCGAATTCCTGCCCCTGGCAGAGGCGGTGGATCGATATGTGGCCGATGGCGCCACCGTGGCCCTGGAAGGCTTTACGCATCTGATTCCATTTGCGGCCGGCCACGAGATCATTCGCCAGAAGAAACGCGAGCTGACCCTGATCCGCATGACGCCGGATCTGATCTACGACCAGATGATCGGCGCCGGCTGCGCGAAGAAGCTGATTTTCTCCTGGGGCGGCAACCCGGGCGTGGGCTCGCTGCACCGGTTGCGCGATGCGGTCGAACACGGCTGGCCGCATCCGATCGAGATTCTCGAACACAGCCATGCGGCCATGGCCAACGCCTTTGAAGCGGGTGCGGCTGGTTTGCCGCTGGCGATCCTGCGCGGCTATATCGGCTCGGACCTGCCCAAGGTCAACGACCAGATCAAGTTCATCGAGTGCCCGTTCACCGGCGAGCGTCTGGCCGCCGTGCCGTCGATCCGGCCGGATGTATCGATCGTGCACGCCCAGAAGGCCGACCGGCACGGCAACGTACTGGTCGAGGGGATCGTCGGCGTGCAGAAGGAAGCGGTCATGGCCGCGAAGCACTCGATCGTCACGGTCGAGGAGATTGTCGACGAGCTGGACTGCGGCCCCAACGCCTGCGTGATCCCGGCCTGGGTAATCGGCGCGGTCTGCGCGGCGCCGGGCGGCGCCCGGCCCTCGTACACGCACGGCTACTACCCGCGCTCGAACAAGTTCTACAAGGACTGGGACCCGATTTCCCGCGACCGCGAGGCATTTTCCGCCTGGCTGGACGAACACGTGTTCCACACCCACGGAGCCTCGGCATGA
- a CDS encoding aldehyde dehydrogenase family protein, with translation MKELALLIGGQARAAANGATFERCNPAGGDVVTRASAAAVADAEAAAEAASKAFANWSATGPGERRTRLLAAAEALEARAQAFTRAMVEETGATSGWAGFNVHVAAGMLREAAGLTTQIQGATIPTDVPGNLAMSMRVPCGPVLGIAPWNAPVILGVRAIATALACGNSVVLKASEQCPAVHHLIGEALIEAGMGEGVVNVVTNAPEDAADVVRALIEHPAIARVNFTGSSPVGRIIGQTAAGVFKPALLELGGKAPFVVADDADLDAAVAAAAFGAFFHQGQICMSTERLVVAEAVADAFAEKLAAKVATLKAGDPRHEDTPLGTLIGEPSRVHLNELIADARAKGAAVLVGGEADSVIMQPTVLDQVTPDMRIYGEESFGPVVAMVRVAGGDDELVRVANDTEYGLSAAVFSGDGARGMAIAQRIRSGICHVNGPTVHDEPQMPFGGVKASGHGRFGGQAGIAEFTELRWVTLQTGPRHYPI, from the coding sequence ATGAAGGAACTGGCATTGCTGATCGGCGGGCAAGCGCGCGCCGCGGCCAACGGCGCGACGTTCGAACGGTGCAATCCGGCGGGGGGCGATGTGGTGACGCGGGCGTCGGCGGCGGCGGTGGCCGATGCCGAAGCGGCGGCCGAGGCCGCGTCGAAGGCATTCGCGAATTGGTCCGCAACCGGTCCCGGCGAGCGCCGAACCCGGTTGCTGGCCGCCGCCGAGGCGCTCGAAGCCCGCGCCCAGGCTTTTACCCGCGCCATGGTCGAAGAGACCGGGGCAACCTCCGGTTGGGCCGGTTTCAACGTGCACGTGGCCGCCGGCATGCTGCGCGAGGCGGCCGGGCTGACCACCCAGATTCAGGGCGCGACCATCCCGACCGACGTGCCGGGCAACCTGGCGATGTCGATGCGCGTGCCCTGTGGCCCGGTGCTGGGTATCGCGCCGTGGAATGCGCCGGTGATCCTGGGCGTTCGTGCCATTGCGACGGCGCTGGCCTGCGGCAACAGCGTGGTGCTCAAGGCCTCGGAGCAGTGCCCGGCCGTGCATCACCTGATCGGCGAGGCGCTGATCGAGGCCGGCATGGGGGAGGGCGTGGTGAATGTCGTGACCAACGCGCCGGAAGATGCGGCCGACGTGGTTCGGGCCCTGATCGAACATCCGGCGATTGCGCGCGTGAACTTCACCGGCTCGAGCCCGGTCGGGCGGATCATTGGCCAGACCGCGGCCGGGGTGTTCAAGCCGGCGCTGCTGGAACTGGGCGGCAAGGCGCCGTTTGTGGTCGCCGATGACGCGGATCTGGATGCTGCCGTCGCCGCGGCCGCCTTCGGGGCGTTCTTTCACCAGGGCCAGATCTGCATGTCGACGGAACGGCTGGTGGTCGCCGAGGCGGTGGCCGATGCCTTTGCCGAAAAGCTCGCGGCCAAGGTCGCGACGCTCAAGGCCGGTGATCCGCGCCATGAGGATACGCCGCTCGGCACGTTGATCGGCGAGCCGTCGCGCGTTCATCTCAACGAGCTGATCGCGGATGCCCGCGCCAAGGGGGCGGCCGTGCTCGTTGGCGGCGAAGCGGATTCGGTGATCATGCAGCCGACCGTGCTCGATCAGGTGACCCCCGACATGCGTATCTACGGCGAGGAATCCTTCGGCCCGGTGGTTGCCATGGTGCGCGTGGCCGGCGGTGACGATGAACTGGTGCGAGTGGCCAACGATACGGAATACGGGCTGTCGGCAGCCGTATTCTCCGGCGATGGCGCCCGCGGCATGGCGATCGCCCAGCGCATTCGCTCGGGCATCTGCCACGTCAACGGCCCGACCGTGCATGACGAGCCGCAGATGCCCTTCGGCGGCGTGAAAGCGTCGGGCCACGGCCGTTTCGGCGGCCAGGCCGGGATTGCGGAGTTCACCGAGCTGCGCTGGGTCACGCTGCAGACCGGGCCGCGCCACTACCCGATCTGA
- a CDS encoding aldehyde dehydrogenase family protein, whose protein sequence is MREAHEPETSPMRHADLFAEIDWNGCLFDGDWRSSPDTLSPVTGRRLGTVGRASTAQVTTSAATACRRQRDWAARPCEQHAAAFRRATELAETRQASTVDWLGHESASPRGQAEFETQNSIKSLNQTTSLPSQSHGEVVPSKPGRLSLAGRRAVGVVGVIASDDRQSRSTP, encoded by the coding sequence ATGAGAGAGGCGCACGAGCCCGAGACGTCCCCGATGCGCCATGCCGATTTATTTGCCGAGATCGACTGGAACGGCTGTCTGTTCGACGGCGACTGGCGATCCAGTCCGGACACGCTGTCGCCCGTGACCGGCCGGCGCCTCGGCACGGTCGGCCGCGCCAGCACGGCACAAGTGACCACATCAGCCGCCACCGCATGCCGGCGCCAACGCGATTGGGCCGCCCGACCCTGCGAGCAGCACGCGGCGGCATTTCGGCGGGCAACCGAACTGGCCGAAACGAGGCAAGCCAGCACCGTGGATTGGCTCGGTCACGAAAGCGCTTCGCCCCGCGGCCAGGCCGAATTCGAAACCCAGAACAGCATCAAGAGTCTTAACCAAACCACGAGCCTGCCTTCGCAAAGTCATGGCGAAGTCGTGCCGTCCAAGCCCGGTCGACTCAGTCTGGCCGGGCGCCGTGCCGTGGGCGTGGTCGGCGTGATCGCCAGCGACGACAGACAATCACGGAGTACACCATGA